One Ostrea edulis chromosome 2, xbOstEdul1.1, whole genome shotgun sequence genomic region harbors:
- the LOC130051996 gene encoding complement C1q tumor necrosis factor-related protein 7-like, translated as MFVLLPFLCAAVSLAELTTLHKGRNLTSMEERLSYLEKTIVRRINATERVLGQLLTGRDDADISALNVLALRSGMLASPSEPVLFSAYKSSSTGGISSKVTIRFDRTYINLGNHYHTEDGIFIAPKTGVYLFHWTIATGGSAFSSQLMVGGTVRASNLVPYPGGVDSSSAMVILNISEEDHVWIQLYGSSEQVYGGSNSEGNYQSTFSGILVHTP; from the exons ATGTTCGTTCTTTTACCATTCCTCTGTGCCGCCGTATCATTGGCTGAGTTGACCACTCTCCACAAAGGCCGAAATCTGACCAGTATGGAAGAGCGACTTTCCTATCTGGAGAAAACTATCGTACGTCGTATAAACGCCACAGAGCGCGTGCTAGGACAGTTGCTGACAGGGAGAGATGATGCCGATATATCGGCTCTGAATGTACTTGCTCTTAGATCTG GTATGTTAGCCAGTCCCTCAGAGCCTGTTCTGTTTTCTGCTTACAAGTCCTCATCTACCGGTGGAATAAGCTCTAAGGTCACCATTAGGTTTGACAGGACCTACATCAACCTAGGAAATCACTACCATACAGAGGACGGAATCTTCATCGCTCCCAAAACCGGCGTATACCTGTTCCACTGGACTATCGCTACGGGGGGCAGTGCGTTCTCCTCTCAGCTGATGGTAGGGGGTACTGTTCGCGCTTCCAATCTCGTTCCTTATCCAGGCGGGGTAGATTCCAGTTCAGCGATGGTAATATTGAACATCAGTGAAGAGGACCACGTCTGGATACAACTGTACGGTTCTTCAGAACAGGTCTATGGTGGTAGCAATTCTGAAGGAAATTACCAATCAACGTTTTCTGGAATCCTTGTACATACTCCTTAG